In [Leptolyngbya] sp. PCC 7376, a genomic segment contains:
- a CDS encoding lipoxygenase family protein, which produces MMTATSPSSSQNLSDKQEKYQYNYRYMPPLAMVDSLPEEEQWSTSWKMTVGKVGFQLLVNKIILNYGDQGEAGAADDVRAFLISTFKQTLAEQKGFSKVGILLQGAKFLPRLIWGKITTQIVDVEDLMKEMIESMSRKFLEDFAANVMQKLTEDAPKGRFSSIKEFETLFTEIDLPDIAYTYQEDETFAYMRVAGPNAVMLQKITEPDPRFPVTEAHYQAVMGEEDSLAAARSEGRLYLCDYAILDGAIEGDFPVAQKYLYAPLALFAVPKADAVKRNLMPVAIQLGQVPKQNPILTPKSNKYAWLCAKTAVQIADANFHEAVTHLARTHLFMGPFAIATHRQLPESHPLFKLLKPHFFGMLAINDSAQAKLIAKGGGVNKILSATIDNARLFAILGVQTYGFNSAMLRKQLAARGVDDTEGLPIYPYRDDALLIWDAINNWVQSYLKTYYANDAAVRRDQAIQAWVKELISEDGGRVVEFGEDGGIQTLEYLIEAVTLIIFTVSAQHAAVNFPQKNLMSFAPGMPTAGYSPLDNLGEHTTEQDYLDLLPPMSQAQEQLKLCHLLGSAHFTELGQYDAKHFTDFKIQGALKQFQARLKEIEGIIHKRNRDRPEYEYLLPSLIPQSINI; this is translated from the coding sequence ATGATGACCGCGACCTCCCCATCTAGTAGCCAAAACCTCAGCGACAAACAGGAAAAATACCAATACAACTATCGGTATATGCCCCCATTGGCGATGGTCGACAGCCTGCCTGAAGAAGAGCAATGGTCTACCTCTTGGAAAATGACGGTGGGTAAAGTTGGCTTCCAGCTCCTTGTCAACAAAATCATTTTGAATTATGGCGATCAAGGAGAAGCAGGGGCAGCAGACGACGTTCGCGCTTTTTTGATTAGTACCTTTAAACAAACCCTCGCCGAACAAAAAGGCTTTTCAAAAGTGGGGATTCTCCTGCAAGGCGCCAAATTTTTACCCAGATTAATTTGGGGCAAGATCACCACACAAATCGTCGATGTCGAAGATTTGATGAAAGAGATGATCGAAAGCATGAGTCGCAAATTTTTAGAGGACTTTGCGGCCAATGTTATGCAAAAGTTGACCGAAGATGCCCCCAAAGGTCGCTTTTCATCAATCAAAGAATTTGAAACGCTATTCACAGAAATCGATCTGCCCGATATTGCCTACACCTATCAGGAAGACGAAACCTTCGCCTATATGCGCGTTGCTGGACCGAATGCTGTAATGCTCCAGAAAATCACCGAGCCAGATCCCCGTTTCCCAGTCACAGAAGCCCATTACCAAGCGGTTATGGGAGAAGAAGATTCTTTAGCCGCAGCACGCTCAGAAGGTCGTTTATATTTGTGCGACTATGCCATCCTCGATGGGGCAATAGAGGGAGATTTTCCTGTGGCTCAGAAATATCTCTATGCACCATTAGCACTCTTCGCTGTGCCCAAAGCTGATGCAGTCAAACGAAATTTAATGCCTGTAGCCATTCAGTTAGGTCAAGTCCCTAAACAAAACCCTATTCTGACTCCCAAATCTAATAAATATGCATGGCTCTGTGCGAAAACGGCAGTGCAGATTGCTGATGCCAATTTCCATGAAGCGGTCACCCATCTAGCTCGCACCCACTTGTTTATGGGGCCCTTTGCGATCGCCACCCATCGACAACTACCAGAGAGCCATCCCCTCTTTAAACTACTTAAACCTCATTTTTTTGGGATGCTGGCCATTAACGACTCAGCCCAAGCTAAACTCATTGCGAAAGGCGGTGGCGTCAATAAAATCCTCTCTGCCACTATCGATAACGCCCGTTTATTCGCCATCTTGGGCGTACAAACCTATGGCTTTAACAGTGCCATGCTACGCAAACAATTGGCAGCCAGAGGCGTTGATGATACTGAGGGATTACCTATTTATCCGTATCGTGACGATGCTCTATTAATTTGGGATGCCATTAATAATTGGGTGCAAAGTTATCTCAAAACCTACTATGCGAATGATGCAGCAGTGCGGAGAGATCAGGCGATCCAAGCTTGGGTAAAAGAATTAATCTCCGAAGATGGCGGTCGTGTGGTGGAATTTGGGGAAGATGGTGGCATCCAAACTCTTGAGTATCTTATCGAAGCAGTGACACTCATCATTTTTACGGTGAGCGCGCAACATGCAGCAGTAAATTTCCCTCAAAAAAATCTTATGAGCTTCGCCCCTGGTATGCCCACAGCAGGTTACTCACCCCTTGATAATCTCGGGGAACACACCACAGAGCAAGACTATCTCGATTTATTACCACCGATGTCCCAAGCTCAGGAACAGCTCAAACTCTGTCACTTATTAGGTTCTGCACATTTTACTGAGCTTGGTCAATATGATGCCAAGCATTTCACCGACTTCAAGATTCAAGGGGCACTCAAACAATTCCAAGCACGCCTAAAAGAGATTGAAGGTATTATTCACAAACGCAATCGTGATCGCCCTGAATACGAATACCTTTTACCATCGCTAATTCCCCAAAGTATCAATATCTAG
- the gltB gene encoding glutamate synthase large subunit yields the protein MNQHPNSSTQNTSTEAKYYTGPRWLVEERDACGVGFLAYKDGRKTHKLVEQTLTALGCMEHRGGCTADRESGDGAGVMTALPHELFATWFQEQGIEQPAPESYGVGMIFLPPDEAERQTAKGIVEKNLGDRSFKILGWREVPVNPNTLGIQARENQPYMAQVFVTSEKGLTGDALDKALYVVRSAIGKHLSDVFYVCTLSCRTIVYKGMVQSEVLGKFYKDLKNPLFKSEFAVYHRRFSTNTMPKWPLAHPMRLLGHNGEINTLIGNINWMKARENILEIPGWEKDDIEALHPIVNVENSDSFNLDSALEMLVRAGRSPMEAAMILVPEAYQNQPSLVDHPEITDFYDYYAGMQEPWDGPALLVFSDGKTVGATLDRNGLRPARYCVTKDGYILVSSEAGVVDVLDEEIVEKGRLGPGQMVAVDFKTQEVLKNWDIKQRVAKAQPYGQWLSENRQVLETQSFLTEPTTVKEDLLRLQTAFGYTAEDVDMIINAMAEMAKEPTFCMGDDIPLAVLSEKPRLLFDYFKQRFAQVTNPPIDPLREKLVMSLNMYLGERGSLVDCDAKDAKVLKIDSPVLNNAELEKVKAGAIQSTTLSTNYAIATGPSGLEAALKALCTAAEDAVKSGAKIIILSDRFNGTVSEEQSFIPPLLATGAVHHHLISAGLRLSASIVVDTAQCWSTHHFACLVGYGASAVCPYLALEAVRHWWHNPRTQKQMEKDQIPTISIEKAQENYRYAIEAGLLKILSKMGISLLPSYHGAQIFEALGLAMDVINTAFKGTTSRVGGMTLTDLAQEGIAFHGRAFPELSIKKLANYGFVNYRKGGEYHMNSPEMTKALHKAVAAYNSDDKTDAYDHYDVYQKYQSDRPATALRDLLDFESDRQSIDISEVESIEAIVKRFCTGGMSLGSLSREAHETLAIAMNRLGAKSNSGEGGEDPVRFKVLNDVDGAGDSQTLPHLHGLRNGDTASSAIKQVASGRFGVTPEYLMSGRQIEIKMAQGAKPGEGGQLPGRKVSEYIAMLRNSKPGVTLISPPPHHDIYSIEDLAQLIYDLHQINPNAGVSVKLVAEIGIGTIAAGVAKANADVIMISGHDGGTGASPLSSIKHAGCPWELGVTEVHKTLMDNQLRDRVTLRADGGLKTGWDVVMAAVMGAEEYGFGSIAMIAEGCIMARVCHTNQCPVGVATQQERLRKRFKGVPADVVNFFYFVAEEIRSILAKLGYKSLNEIIGRADLLKPRAEAKLTKTSGLILECLTNLPDVRTNRDWLNHGDLHNNGHVLDDDILADAAVQKAIREQGALTKEMKIINTDRTVGARVSGFIAKQYGNEGFEGELNFNFKGSAGQSFGAFNLLGMTMHLEGESNDYVGKGMNGGEIIVIPSAKSEFAAADNVIIGNTCLYGATGGTLYANGRAGERFAVRNSKGKAVVEGTGDHCCEYMTGGVIVVLGDVGRNVGAGMTGGLTYILDPENTLPAKMNTEIVKIQRISTGAGEAQLKDMITAHAEKTGSPKAKAILADWATYLSQFWQVVPPSEEGRSEVAEQKELASV from the coding sequence ATGAATCAGCACCCCAATTCCTCAACGCAAAATACTTCGACAGAAGCAAAGTACTACACCGGTCCCCGTTGGCTTGTGGAAGAGCGGGATGCCTGTGGTGTCGGTTTTTTAGCCTATAAAGATGGTCGTAAAACCCATAAATTAGTAGAGCAAACCCTGACAGCGCTGGGCTGTATGGAGCACCGGGGTGGCTGTACTGCTGACCGTGAATCCGGTGATGGTGCTGGCGTGATGACAGCATTGCCTCACGAACTCTTCGCGACATGGTTCCAAGAGCAAGGTATTGAACAACCTGCGCCGGAGTCCTATGGTGTCGGGATGATCTTTTTGCCCCCCGATGAGGCAGAGCGACAGACGGCTAAGGGCATTGTAGAAAAAAATCTTGGCGATCGCTCCTTTAAGATCCTTGGTTGGCGGGAAGTCCCGGTAAATCCCAACACGTTAGGTATTCAAGCCCGCGAAAACCAGCCCTATATGGCGCAAGTTTTTGTAACCTCAGAGAAAGGCTTAACTGGCGATGCACTAGACAAAGCACTCTACGTTGTTCGCTCTGCAATTGGTAAGCATCTTAGTGATGTCTTTTATGTCTGCACTCTCTCATGCCGCACGATTGTCTATAAGGGCATGGTTCAATCCGAAGTGCTTGGCAAGTTCTACAAGGATTTAAAGAACCCTCTATTCAAGAGTGAGTTTGCGGTTTATCACCGTCGCTTTAGTACCAATACAATGCCGAAATGGCCTTTGGCACACCCGATGCGTCTGCTCGGCCATAACGGTGAAATTAATACCCTCATCGGTAATATCAATTGGATGAAGGCACGGGAAAATATCCTGGAGATCCCCGGTTGGGAAAAAGATGATATTGAAGCGCTCCATCCCATTGTCAATGTCGAGAATAGTGATTCCTTTAACCTCGATAGTGCTTTAGAAATGCTTGTCCGGGCTGGGCGATCGCCGATGGAAGCGGCAATGATCCTCGTGCCAGAAGCCTATCAAAACCAGCCTAGTCTTGTTGACCACCCCGAAATCACTGATTTCTATGATTATTACGCAGGTATGCAAGAGCCTTGGGATGGCCCTGCTCTGCTCGTATTCAGTGATGGAAAAACCGTTGGTGCAACCCTCGACCGTAATGGTTTACGTCCCGCTCGTTATTGTGTGACCAAAGATGGCTACATTCTTGTTTCCTCTGAAGCCGGTGTTGTGGATGTGCTCGATGAAGAGATTGTCGAGAAAGGTCGCCTTGGCCCCGGCCAAATGGTTGCGGTTGATTTTAAGACCCAGGAAGTACTCAAGAATTGGGATATTAAACAGCGTGTGGCAAAGGCACAGCCCTATGGTCAGTGGCTCAGTGAAAATCGTCAGGTTCTCGAAACCCAGTCATTTCTAACTGAACCCACAACTGTAAAAGAAGACTTACTCCGTCTCCAAACAGCATTTGGCTACACCGCAGAAGACGTAGATATGATCATCAACGCCATGGCAGAGATGGCAAAAGAGCCTACCTTCTGTATGGGTGATGACATTCCGTTAGCGGTATTGTCTGAAAAACCTCGTTTACTGTTCGATTACTTTAAGCAGCGGTTTGCGCAGGTCACAAACCCCCCCATTGACCCCCTTCGCGAAAAACTCGTGATGTCCCTCAATATGTATTTGGGTGAGCGAGGTAGTCTTGTTGATTGCGATGCAAAAGATGCAAAGGTTCTCAAAATTGATAGCCCAGTACTGAATAATGCCGAACTAGAAAAAGTTAAAGCTGGTGCGATTCAATCCACGACCTTGAGCACAAACTATGCGATCGCCACAGGCCCTAGTGGTTTAGAAGCAGCTCTGAAAGCACTCTGTACAGCAGCGGAAGATGCGGTGAAATCTGGTGCGAAAATTATCATTCTTAGTGATCGCTTCAATGGCACAGTAAGTGAAGAACAGAGTTTTATTCCGCCTTTGTTGGCAACCGGTGCAGTTCACCATCATCTAATTAGTGCGGGTTTACGTCTAAGCGCATCCATTGTTGTGGATACAGCCCAATGTTGGAGTACTCACCATTTTGCTTGCTTAGTAGGTTACGGTGCATCGGCAGTTTGCCCTTACCTTGCTCTCGAAGCAGTACGTCATTGGTGGCATAATCCCCGTACTCAGAAGCAAATGGAAAAGGATCAAATTCCTACAATTTCCATCGAAAAAGCACAAGAAAATTACCGTTATGCGATTGAAGCTGGCCTCCTGAAAATCCTCTCGAAGATGGGGATTTCTTTGCTGCCGTCTTATCATGGTGCGCAAATTTTTGAAGCCCTTGGTCTTGCAATGGATGTGATTAATACTGCATTCAAAGGCACAACTTCTCGCGTTGGTGGTATGACCCTCACAGATTTGGCGCAAGAGGGGATTGCATTCCATGGCCGCGCATTCCCTGAGTTGTCGATTAAGAAGCTCGCGAATTATGGCTTTGTGAACTACCGCAAGGGTGGTGAATATCACATGAATTCACCGGAGATGACTAAGGCACTCCATAAAGCAGTTGCTGCTTATAACAGCGACGATAAGACAGATGCTTATGATCATTACGATGTTTATCAGAAATATCAGAGTGATCGCCCCGCAACAGCTCTCCGTGACTTACTTGATTTCGAAAGTGACAGACAATCCATCGATATCAGCGAAGTAGAGTCCATCGAGGCGATCGTTAAGCGCTTTTGCACTGGCGGTATGTCCCTCGGTTCTCTTTCCCGGGAAGCGCACGAAACTTTGGCGATCGCCATGAACCGTTTAGGTGCAAAATCCAATTCTGGTGAAGGTGGTGAAGATCCTGTCCGTTTTAAAGTCCTCAATGATGTAGATGGTGCGGGTGATTCTCAGACCTTGCCTCACCTCCACGGCCTCCGCAACGGTGATACCGCAAGCTCTGCGATTAAGCAGGTTGCCTCTGGTCGCTTTGGTGTCACTCCTGAATACCTTATGAGTGGTCGCCAAATCGAAATTAAGATGGCTCAGGGTGCAAAACCTGGTGAAGGTGGTCAACTCCCCGGTCGTAAAGTCAGTGAATATATCGCGATGCTCCGGAATTCTAAGCCCGGTGTTACGCTTATTTCACCTCCTCCCCACCACGATATTTACTCTATTGAGGACTTGGCGCAGCTCATCTATGACTTGCACCAAATCAACCCCAATGCTGGTGTTTCTGTGAAACTGGTAGCTGAAATTGGTATCGGTACCATCGCCGCTGGTGTCGCGAAAGCGAATGCAGATGTGATTATGATTTCTGGTCATGATGGTGGTACCGGCGCATCACCTCTGAGTTCTATCAAACATGCGGGTTGTCCTTGGGAACTCGGTGTGACAGAAGTCCACAAGACGCTCATGGATAATCAGTTGCGCGATCGCGTTACTCTTCGGGCAGACGGTGGTCTCAAAACTGGTTGGGATGTCGTCATGGCGGCTGTAATGGGTGCAGAAGAATATGGCTTCGGTTCTATCGCAATGATTGCCGAAGGTTGCATCATGGCCCGTGTTTGTCACACAAACCAATGCCCTGTAGGTGTTGCGACCCAACAAGAACGTCTCCGGAAGCGCTTTAAGGGTGTACCCGCTGATGTGGTGAACTTCTTCTACTTTGTCGCTGAAGAAATCCGTTCTATCCTTGCAAAACTCGGTTATAAGAGCCTCAACGAAATTATTGGTCGTGCCGATCTGTTGAAGCCCCGCGCTGAAGCAAAATTGACCAAGACTTCTGGTTTAATTCTTGAGTGCCTCACTAATCTTCCTGATGTGCGCACTAATCGCGATTGGCTAAACCATGGTGACCTCCATAACAATGGCCATGTTCTCGATGACGATATTTTGGCTGATGCAGCAGTTCAGAAAGCGATTCGTGAGCAGGGTGCCTTAACCAAGGAAATGAAAATTATCAACACCGACCGTACTGTCGGCGCAAGAGTCTCTGGCTTTATCGCGAAGCAGTATGGTAATGAAGGCTTTGAGGGTGAGTTGAACTTTAACTTCAAAGGCTCCGCAGGTCAGAGTTTTGGCGCGTTCAATCTCCTCGGCATGACGATGCACCTTGAAGGTGAATCCAATGATTATGTTGGTAAGGGCATGAATGGCGGTGAAATTATCGTGATTCCTAGCGCTAAGTCAGAATTTGCTGCAGCGGATAACGTGATTATCGGTAATACCTGTTTATATGGTGCGACTGGCGGCACACTCTATGCGAATGGCCGTGCTGGTGAGCGTTTTGCTGTACGGAACTCCAAAGGTAAGGCTGTTGTTGAGGGCACTGGCGATCACTGTTGCGAATACATGACTGGTGGTGTGATTGTTGTGCTCGGTGATGTTGGTCGTAATGTTGGCGCAGGTATGACGGGTGGTTTGACTTACATCCTTGATCCTGAAAATACGCTGCCCGCCAAGATGAACACTGAAATCGTCAAGATTCAGCGGATTTCCACTGGTGCTGGTGAAGCGCAACTAAAGGATATGATTACAGCCCATGCTGAGAAGACAGGTAGTCCAAAAGCTAAGGCAATTCTCGCGGATTGGGCGACTTATCTATCGCAGTTCTGGCAAGTTGTTCCGCCTTCTGAGGAAGGACGCTCCGAGGTTGCAGAGCAAAAAGAACTGGCTTCTGTCTAA
- a CDS encoding phosphodiester glycosidase family protein — protein MSKGWLGLMTGGLVLLSDPSIVVEIAGVQFQERSAIAANPQVIEFEGDRLRVNGQNLRGHWAVWTEAGETKIGIESLGLEKSLGVKLLDTNRTDEQPIEWFGVGDRLSINFSNPYRYLDITDFAKTAGWQWQQRGNELELTTPQAKISNIRVGNQDWGKRIVVDLDRPVAWRQSASNKIEIQANSGAQLDSFLKQNDFKIPPFEPFDSQNAPAIPKPKPQQIFDLTQSGNKTILSVPENWAPQMRVLSLANPPRLVIDLSRDNRPSRNIAWLKGMTWRQNNVVLPGKNNGGFAVTWLEINPKKNSFILKPISPSEQTIVGLAPMLTQVQTSGAIAGINAGFFNRNNQYPLGAVQTNGEWRSSPILNRGAVAWDNDGNWVFDRLSLREDIVADNGEQLTIDFLNSGYVKAGVSRYTKAWGDRYQTTVDNEVILVIDSRGTSEIVLDRKQGGQAGGDRYVIPENGYLLAFRSFRSGADKLPVGTAFQRYSTLNPSSFENFPNIMGAGPLLLQKGQVVLNGEGEQFSKAFNSQSASRSAIARTRDGKILLATVHGTAAETSGATLREWSEVLLHLGAVDALNLDGGGSSALVLGGDLGDRHSSTVGRVNNGIGLFLDNK, from the coding sequence ATGAGTAAGGGGTGGCTAGGGCTAATGACAGGGGGTCTAGTACTGTTGAGTGACCCTAGTATTGTGGTGGAAATAGCTGGGGTGCAGTTTCAGGAACGGTCAGCGATCGCCGCGAATCCTCAGGTGATCGAGTTTGAGGGTGATCGCCTTCGGGTTAATGGCCAGAATCTCCGCGGCCACTGGGCTGTGTGGACAGAGGCCGGCGAAACAAAAATCGGAATCGAGTCGCTGGGTTTAGAGAAAAGCCTTGGTGTCAAACTACTAGATACGAACCGAACGGATGAGCAACCGATTGAATGGTTTGGGGTGGGTGATCGCCTCTCGATTAATTTTTCAAATCCATATAGATATCTTGACATTACAGACTTTGCGAAGACTGCTGGTTGGCAATGGCAACAGCGGGGCAATGAGCTGGAACTGACAACACCTCAAGCAAAAATTTCAAACATTCGAGTTGGAAATCAAGATTGGGGAAAGCGCATTGTTGTCGATTTGGATCGGCCAGTGGCGTGGCGACAATCAGCTTCAAATAAAATTGAAATCCAAGCAAATTCTGGGGCTCAGCTCGACTCCTTTCTCAAACAAAACGATTTTAAAATTCCGCCGTTTGAACCCTTTGACTCACAGAATGCACCAGCAATCCCCAAGCCAAAACCTCAACAAATTTTCGATCTGACTCAATCTGGAAATAAGACAATCCTCAGTGTGCCGGAAAACTGGGCTCCACAGATGCGGGTATTGAGTTTGGCAAATCCACCACGTTTAGTGATTGATCTCAGTCGAGATAATCGCCCCAGCCGTAATATTGCGTGGTTAAAGGGTATGACTTGGCGACAAAATAATGTGGTGTTGCCGGGTAAAAATAATGGTGGGTTTGCGGTCACATGGCTCGAAATCAACCCTAAAAAAAATTCGTTTATCTTAAAGCCTATTTCGCCGTCTGAGCAAACGATTGTGGGTTTAGCGCCGATGTTGACTCAGGTGCAGACCAGTGGGGCGATCGCCGGAATTAATGCGGGATTTTTCAATCGAAATAATCAGTATCCGCTGGGAGCAGTGCAAACGAATGGTGAATGGCGCTCTAGTCCGATTTTGAATCGCGGCGCTGTGGCTTGGGACAACGATGGCAATTGGGTCTTTGATCGATTGAGCTTACGGGAAGATATCGTCGCGGATAATGGCGAACAACTAACCATCGATTTTCTCAACAGTGGCTACGTGAAAGCAGGGGTTTCTCGCTATACAAAGGCTTGGGGCGATCGCTACCAAACAACAGTGGATAACGAAGTCATTTTGGTGATTGATTCTCGTGGCACTTCGGAAATCGTGCTTGACCGTAAACAGGGTGGCCAAGCTGGGGGTGATCGCTATGTCATTCCAGAAAATGGCTACTTGTTGGCGTTTCGATCATTTCGGAGTGGCGCGGATAAATTACCTGTGGGTACAGCATTTCAGCGATATTCAACTCTAAATCCTTCTAGCTTCGAAAACTTCCCAAACATTATGGGGGCAGGGCCTCTCCTCCTCCAAAAAGGTCAAGTTGTACTGAATGGAGAAGGCGAACAATTTAGTAAGGCATTTAATTCTCAGTCCGCATCCCGCAGTGCGATCGCCCGTACCCGAGACGGCAAAATTCTCTTAGCGACAGTACATGGCACAGCAGCAGAAACCTCTGGCGCAACCCTCAGAGAATGGTCTGAAGTCCTTCTGCATTTGGGCGCGGTAGATGCCTTAAACCTTGATGGCGGCGGTTCTTCGGCATTGGTGCTGGGAGGAGATCTAGGCGATCGCCACTCATCCACTGTGGGGCGCGTCAACAACGGTATTGGCTTATTTTTGGACAACAAATAA
- a CDS encoding SPFH domain-containing protein, with the protein MNPLIFVLLAFGGAGVFGSVKIVNEKNQYLIESLGSYKKTLGPGLNFVTPFIDKVVYHETTREKVLDVPAQSCITRDNVSISVDAVVYWRIVDMYKAYYKVESLQSAMVNLVLTQIRSEMGKLELDETFTARTEINELLLRELDISTDPWGVKVTRVELRDIMPSKAVQDSMELQMAAERQKRASILTSEGERQSAINSAQGRAESQVLEAKAQKQAAILRAEAEKEAIVMRAEAERQEAILRAQASAQATQIVAQQLQTSPNAPEALQFILAQEYLEMGQTIGKSGSSKVMFLDPNSMMSTLEGMKSVIGNGDMASLKSSLNKLS; encoded by the coding sequence ATGAACCCTTTAATCTTTGTCCTGCTCGCATTTGGTGGCGCGGGCGTCTTTGGTTCCGTCAAAATTGTTAATGAGAAAAACCAATATTTAATCGAAAGCCTCGGCAGTTATAAAAAAACCCTTGGCCCCGGCCTAAACTTCGTTACACCATTTATCGATAAAGTCGTTTACCACGAGACAACCCGCGAAAAAGTCCTCGATGTCCCCGCGCAATCCTGTATTACCCGCGATAACGTTTCTATCAGTGTGGATGCGGTCGTGTACTGGCGCATCGTTGACATGTACAAGGCATACTACAAAGTCGAAAGTCTCCAGTCGGCGATGGTTAACCTCGTTTTGACCCAAATCCGTTCTGAGATGGGTAAACTCGAACTCGACGAAACCTTTACTGCTCGCACAGAGATTAACGAACTCCTTCTCCGCGAACTCGATATTTCCACTGACCCTTGGGGCGTAAAAGTAACCCGTGTGGAACTCCGCGACATTATGCCCTCGAAAGCTGTACAGGATTCGATGGAACTCCAAATGGCAGCGGAACGGCAAAAACGTGCTTCTATTTTGACTTCTGAGGGTGAACGGCAATCGGCGATTAACTCTGCCCAAGGTCGCGCCGAATCCCAAGTCCTCGAAGCAAAAGCGCAGAAACAAGCCGCTATTCTTCGGGCTGAAGCAGAAAAAGAGGCGATCGTGATGCGAGCAGAAGCGGAACGCCAAGAAGCAATTCTTCGTGCCCAAGCATCCGCCCAAGCGACTCAAATCGTTGCCCAGCAGCTACAAACTAGCCCAAATGCTCCAGAAGCGTTGCAATTTATTTTGGCTCAGGAGTATCTTGAGATGGGTCAAACCATTGGCAAGAGCGGTAGCAGCAAGGTGATGTTCCTCGACCCGAATAGCATGATGTCTACCCTTGAGGGTATGAAATCTGTGATTGGTAACGGCGATATGGCTTCGCTAAAGTCGAGCCTCAATAAACTCAGCTAG